TGATTTCTCGCGGCACATTTTGGGAATCAAAACCGATGTCATGCAGGAATTGAGTTATGTCGAGCGGCGGCGAATCCATAACCTGAAATACTATACGTGGATCGAACAGCAGGGACGCGATGTGCGTGAACTCAATGATCAGTGGTACGATGATGAATATTGGGACAAAATTCGGCGAATGACGCCGCAGATTGATGAGCGGATTCGGGTGTTTAACGAGTTAGTGAAAAATTAGCCGCGGATGAATGCGGATTTAGGCGGATAAATGTCAATTCTATTCACAAATTGTAAAATTCCTTTTGGGACAGGAAATAAATCAGTCAAGTCGTGTTTCCGAGTTGACGCTGGAAAATTCGGAAAATTCGATGAAACACTGCCGCCAATTTCCGGCGAAAAGGTCATCGATCTAAACGGCAATTTAGTCCTTCCCGGCGGTATCGATCCACATGTTCATTTCAACACGCCAGGATATGAAGAGCGCGAGACGTTTGAAAACGGTTCGGCATTCGCCGCGACGGGCGGAATCACGACGGTAATCGACATGCCTTGTACTTCCTTGCCGCCAGTCACGACACTTGAAAATCTAAAGATAAAATTACAGGCTATCGGCGGACATTCGCATGTCGATTATGCGCTTTGGGGCGGCGTTTCGGGAAATTGTCTTGCCGATAAACGCTGGCGCCAACACATGGCCGATCTTTGGAATGCTGGCGTCGTTGGGTTTAAAACCTATTCGCTTTCGGGAATGGCGACGTTTACGCATCTGTCGCCGGAAGAACTCGAACAGGTGATCGAAGCCGCCAGCGAGATCGGCGCGCTAATCGGTCACCACGCCGAAGCCGCTGAAATTGTGCTTCCGATATTGAAAGAACTGATCGAGTTTGGACGAACCGACCCGAAAGCCTACGCCGAGTCGCGACCCGCAGTTGCCGAAATTTCTGCTGTTGAACGGTTCATTCGTGCCGTTTCGGACAACCATGCTTCGGGTCATATTGTACATGTTTCGACTGGCGTCGCCACGAAGTTGATCGGCGAAGCAAAGCGCGCCGGCATTGATATTTCAGGCGAAACCTGTCCGCATTACCTGTCATTTTCCGAAGAAGATTTAATTGAAAACGGGAGTGTTCTGAAAACTGCGCCGGTTGTGAAAACGAAAGATGATTCAGCAAATCTCTGGAAAGCGCTGGCAGACGGTGATCTTGCATTTGCCGCCAGCGATCACGCGCCGTGTCCGGCGGAGCAAAAGCAGACTGGCTCGATCTGGACGGATTACGGTGGCATTTCGGGAACCGGAACGCTTTTGCCCTTCATGTATTCGGAAGGTTTTCGAAAAGGACGGATTACGCTGGCACAATTGGTGGAATTAACATCGATGAATGCCGCAAAACGGTTTGGAATTTATCCGAAAAAAGGTGCGTTTCTGGCCGGTTCCGATGCAGACTTTGTCGTTATTGATGAACAACAAGACACAACGATTCACGGCGGGAATTTTCCGTCAAAAGGCAAATTGACGCCCTTTGAGAATTGGCAAATCGCCGGTAAAATCGTCGCGACCTATTTGCGAGGCAGACGGATTTACTCCGAATCGGAAGGAGTTGCCGAAGATCGGATCGGAAAGTGGATTCGAAGAAAAGATTAATCATGAATGAAGAGGATAAGCCATGCACGATATCGAACATTATCATGACAATGAGGACGGACAGGAAGCGGAATCCAAACAGAACAAACCGATAATTATTTACGGCGGCCCGCTTTTTGACGGGAAAAAAGATGTTTGGGAAGATGGTTGTGTCTTCGTCGCTGACGGGAAAGTGAAACTGATCGGCAGTGAGGAAGAGGTTTTTGAGAAAGCGCCGAAAAACATTGATATGGAAGTATACAATACTCAGGGGAAAATCATTTTCCCGGGACTGATCAATCTGCACCATCATTTTTACTCGGCGTTTTCCAAGGGATTGGTTCCCTCCGCGCCGGTGACGAATTTTCATGAACGACTGAAATATTTTTGGTGGCGATTGGATAAGGCGCTGGACAAAGAAATCATCCAATTATCGGCGCTCGCTTCGCTGTTGGATTGTATTCGGTACGGCGTCACGACGGTTTTTGATCATCATGCATCACCGACGGACGTCAGAGGAAGTCTTGAGGTCATCGGTTCGGTTATCAAGCGCAGTGGTATTCGAGCCGCGTTGTGCTATGAGATCTCCGACCGCGACGGCAAAGACGTCTTTCACCGCGGCATCGAGGAAAACCTGAATTTTATCGAAAAATATAAAAATGATGATTCGCTGAAAGGAATTCTCGGACTTCATGCAAATTTCACGTTGTCGGAAAAATCGATGACGGAGATCGAGCAAAATTACGACCCTGAAGTTGGCATTCATATTCATTGCGGGGAGGATTCAATCGATGCAAAGTATTGCCGGAAACTTGGTTATAAAGGGGGTGTTGACCGACTGAACAAATTCAATTTGCTATCGAAGAAATCGATCCTCGCGCACGGCATTCATCTTTTGCCGGAGGAAATTATGCTGATCGAAAAATCCGGCGCAGTTTTGGTTCACAACCCGGAATCCAATATGAACAACGCTGTTGGAAGATTGCCGTTTCCATTACCGGAAAAAGTGAATGTTGGACTGGGAACGGACGGCATGACTTCAAATATGCTATTGACTCTGCGAAGCGGCTTTCTCTCCCATCGGCAGGCCGGAATCGACGATGGAGTGTTATTTTCAGCATTACCGAAAACGCTATTTGAGATAAACGGCCGAATCGCCGGAAGATTCTTCGACGGCAAGCCGGGCGTTTTAGAGCCGGGCGCAAATGCCGATATTGCGGTGTTCGATTATGTTCCGCTCACGCCGATCCACTCCGGAAATTTGACTGGACATATCCTTTACGGAATGTACGACGCTCCTGCGACGATGGTGATGGCGAAAGGTCGAATGATCTATGAGGACGGCGCATTTTTAACACTGGATAAGGAAATCATCGTTGAAGAAAGCCGGAAAGCCAGCGAGCGGTTGTGGCGAAAATATGCGGATTTGAAATAATCAATTGAGTGGAATTTCAAAAATTGAGTTCGGTGATTTCCAAACGCCTTTGCCGTTAGCGAGGCATATAGCAAATTTTCTTGCAGAGAGTGGTGAATTGCCGGATGTTATTATTGAACCGACCTGTGGTCTCGGAAGTTTTATCGTTGCGGCGACAGAACATTTCCCCGAAGCAAAAGCAATATTTGGATTCGACATTAATCCAGATTATGTTCGCGAAGCAATAAAATCCACGAATTGCGATGGGAAATCAAGAATCAAAATTGAACATCGCAACTTTTTCGAGTTTGATTGGCGGGAATTTTTAATAACACAAAAAGGACGAGTCCTTGTTATTGGTAATCCGCCGTGGGTAACCAACTCTGCGCTCAGTTTGATGGGTGGCGAGAATCTACCGGAAAAATCCAATTTTCAAGGGAATAAAGGCTTTTCGGCAAAGACTGGTAAAGCCAACTTTGATATCTCAGAATGGATGTTGATACGACTCATTTCAGTGTTACATCAGCGAGAAGGTTGTCTTGCGATGCTTTGCAAAACCGCTACGGCGAGAAAAACGCTGAAATATGCATGGATGAAAGGATTAAACATCGGTCGCTGTTCTTTACACTTTATTGCTGCGAAACAGCATTTTGGAGCGTCAGTCGATGCCTGTTTGCTTGTCATTCACACGGGAATTAGCGAATTGGTAAATACAGCGGTTGTATATCGGGATTTGTCTTTCGATGAAAAAATATCGACGATTGGAATTGTGGGGAAGGAATTGATTTCAAATCTCGACGAATACGAAAAATTAAAGAGGATCGACGGTTTTCCTTATTATACATGGCGATCCGGGATTAAGCACGACGCCGCAGGAGTGATGGCGTTTACGATAGAAAACGGACAATTGATGAATGGAAAACATCAATTCCGCCAGATTGAAGAAACGTATCTTTACCCGTTGCTAAAATCTTCGGACGTTGCCAATGGTCGAATAATTCCCGAAAAGTTCGTATAGTGACGCAAAAAAAACCTTCAGATGACACGAACGTCATCGAGACGAATGCTCCGAAAACGTGGAACTACCTTGTAGAAACCACAAAAATATTAGACAGCAGAAAAAGCATCATTTATCGAAAACGTCCCCGGTTTTCTGTCTTCGGAATTGGCGATTATACATTTTCTCCATGGAAAGTTGCCATTTCAAGCCTCTATACGATTGATATTCTCAATCGAATTGATCTCAAGAAAGTTTCCGAATATCTTAATCAAACTGAAGAAGCGCATCCACTTCTTTCACGTGCGGGAACATTTGAGAATGAAAGGCAATTCTCACTCGTTTTTGAGAAGAATGTCAAATACCATTCAAAACGCGGATCTAAAAAGAAGTAAAAGTTGAATATAGAAAAGGATACGACATGTTAAACCGAAAATCAGTCTTCAATTTAATGGCAATTGTACTTTTTGCATCAATCAGTTTGGCTCAAACCGGAGCGATCACGAGCGAAATGCTAACGAAATTCGAGAAAACCATTTCGGCGGACGCAACAATTAAAGCGGCACAGAATGCGGTTTCTAATAATGATATTAAGAAAATTGCGCTGAACCGAAGTCTGATCGGTCAGATCGATCACCATTTTGCGCACACAATCAAAACGTCCGGAATCACCAATCAGAAATCGTCCGGTCGATGCTGGCTATTCAGTTCGCTGAATGTTATCCGTCCGAAAGTAATGAAAAAATATGACATGAAGTCGTTCGAGTTTTCGCAGAACTATCTGTTTTTCTACGACCAGTTAGAAAAGGCGAACCTGTTTCTGACGGCGATCGTTCAAACGCGCGAGAAGCCACTCGACGACCGAAAGGTCGATTGGCTTTTCCGGAATCCGATCGGCGATGGCGGGGTTTGGAGCATGACGCCGGGCTTGATCGAAAAATACGGAATCGTTCCGTCGGAAAATATGCCCGATACATACAATAGCGAAAATACAAAGCGGATGAACGAACTCGTCAGCCGGAAATTGCGCGACGGCGGGATAAAACTCTGCGCTCAGCACCAGGAAGGCAAATCGTTTGCGTCGCTGGAAAAGTCGAAAGAAAATATGCTCGGTGAAATTTACCGCATTCTCGTGATCTCGCTGGGAACGCCGCCGAAGGAATTCGTTTGGCGGTTTGCCGATAAAAAAGACAGCCTGATCGTTAAAGGGAATTTCACGCCGGTTCAGTTTTACAAAGAAGTCGTTCAGGCAAGTCTCGGCGATTACGTCATGTTGATGGATGATCCGTCGCGGGAATATTACAAACTATACGAGATCGAATTTGACCGGAATCGGTACGACGGTCAGAACTGGACATTCGTCAATGTTCCGTCTTCGGAAATGAAGAGTTGGGCGAAAGCGTCGATCCTTGCTGATGAGCCGATGTATTTTTCATGCGATGTCGGCAAGCAGCTCGATTCCGAACACGGAATTTTAGCGACGAACGCATTTGATTATCAATCACTTTTCGGCATTTCGTTCGATATGAGTAAAAAGGATCAGGTTCTCAGTTACGAAAGCGCCTCTTCACACGGCATGGTGCTTATCGGCATCGATACATCCGCAACCGGTGCGCCGACGAAATGGCTATTGGAAAACAGCTGGGGCGAGGACGCCGCCTACAAGGGAAGCCTGACAATGACAGACGACTGGTTCGACCAATACATGTACCGCATCGTCATATTGAAACGATTCCTGCCGGAAAAAGTTTTGGCGGTTCTCACGCAGAAACCGATCAAACTACCGCCGTGGGATAGAATGTATTAATGAAAAGTGAAAAGAGAAAAGAGATTCCTGTTGTAAACCGTACTGCAATTCAGTACATTTCTAACAGTTCATTTAACGGAAGGATGTTTGTATGGCTGAAATGACAGTCAATCAGTTTCGGGCGAATCTCAAGAACGCTGTTGACAGCGCTCTCACCATTCACGAACCGCTCGTTGTCAGGCGGCGGGCGGGAAAGGATTTTGTCGTCATCGGCGCTGAAGACTGGGAGCGCGAACAGGAAACGCTGTTTATTCTGCAAAACCAGTCGTTGATGAAACAAGTGATAAAATCGCTGAAAACCCATCAGGAAGCAACCGGATACCGTCCATCGCAAGAGAAATTGGATGCGCTCGATCGTTTTTGAGGGTGACACATGGGAACGATATGAACGCCTGCGGGAGAAAGATCCGCGTCTTCATCGAAATCTCTGCAAAATCCTCAAAGAACTTCGGAGCGGCGATCCCGAAGCATCGGGACTCGGAAAACCGGAACCATTGAAACACAATCTGTCTGGTTTGTGGTCCAGAAGAATTTCGGCGCGCGACCGGCTGATATATGCGTTTGATGAACAGACGATCTATATCTTTGCCATCGGCGGACATTATGATTCAGTGTGAAAAATGGACAAAATTCAAGACTGAGAATATCCGAGAGAACTAAATGAATAATACGAGGGATTTATGAAAAGGATTGAAATCATTCATCGTTCAGTATTTGGTTTATTGATGGCGGGCTTGGCGCTTTCCGCATTTGCGGAATCTTCTTTAAACCTGATGCCTTTTCCGCAAAAGGTCGTCGTGAAAACCGGTGAATTCCGGCTGAATGCGGATTTTTCGTTAGCGTTAGAAGGAGTCGGCGGGCCTGCCCGTCCGGCAGGCGGGCAACGGATTTACCTGAATGCGACGCGGATGTTGCGAAGACTTTCTAATCGCACGGGACTTTTCTTTCCGCAGGATTTCATCACCGCCGAAACGCGCTCTGATACGGCGGATATGATTGTCAAAACGAAGCGGATCGGACAATTAGGACTTGGCGAAAATGAATCCTACAAATTAGTCGTAACGCCGGAGAAAATCGATCTTTCGGCGGAGACCGATCTCGGCGTAATACGTGGGCTGGAAACCTTACTGCAATTACTTTCTGCAGATGAAAATGGTTACTTTTTCAAGGCTGTTGAGATCGATGATTTGCCGCGTTTTCCATGGCGCGGACTAATGATCGATGTCAGCCGTCATTTCATGCCGGTTGATGTTATCAAGCGGAATTTGGATGGCATGGCGGCGGTGAAAATGAACGTTTTCCACTGGCATCTTTCTGATGATCAAGGAATTCGCGTCGAAAGCAAGTCGTTACCCAATCTTCAGTCGATGTGCTCGGACGGGATGTTTTACACACAGGAGCAAATCCGTGACATTGTTGCATACGCCGATACACGTGGAATTCGGGTCATCCCGGAATTTGACGTTCCAGCGCATTGCACGGCATGGATGGTGGGCTATCCTTTCCTCGCCAGTGCGCCCGGTCCTTATCAGATTGAGCGGCATTGGGGCGTTTTTGATCCGACGATGAATCCGATCAAGGAATCGACGCATAAATTTCTGGATATGTTTTTCAAGGAAATGGCGGCGCTTTTTCCCGATGAGTACATACATATCGGCGGAGATGAGAACAATGGCAAGCAATGGAGCGCTAATCCAGAGATTCAAACCTTTATGAGAGCGAATGGAATTGATGATAATTCTGCGCTTCAGAAACACTTCAATCTACGCGTTCTGGAAATTCTCACACACTATAACAAAAAAATGATCGGTTGGGATGAAATCTTTCAGCCCGCATTGCCAAAAAACATCGTCATTCACTCGTGGCGCGGATACAAAGCGCTCGACGATGCCGCGCGGAGAGGCTACATGGGCATTTTGTCCAACGGCTACTATATCGATCTCATTCAACCGGCGGAATATCACTATTTGATCGACCCAATTCCGGAAGGTTCGACGCTCTCGGAAGAACAGAAAAAATTCATTCTCGGCGGTGAAGCAACCAGCTGGGGCGAAGACGTCGTTCCGGAAACAATTGATTCGCGAATCTGGCCGCGAACAGCTTGTATCGCTGAAAGATTCTGGTCGCCGCAGGGCGTCAAAGACGTCGAAAGCATGTATCGCCGGATGGAGATTGTCAGTGGTCAGATGGAAGAACTCGATCTCCAGCACATTAAAAATTACGAATATATGTTGAGACGGCTGACGAACGGAAACAATATCTCCGCTTTAAAACGCTTTGTTGATGTCGTCGAACCGGTGAAAATCTACAACCGGCACTTTCAGGGTATCAAGTATGCCACATTCTCGCCTTACACGCGCGTCGTTGACGCCGCCCGGCCGGAATCGATGACCGCACGCCGATTCCGAAAATTGACCGACGAGTTTATCGATTCTAAAAAGAATGAAAACATCTCCGAAATGACTGCCATGCTTCAATCGTGGGAAGCCAATCATGATGAGTTGGAGAGAACGATCAGGGTATCGCCAGTTCTGAAGGAAATCGAGACGATGTCGCGGGATCTTTCGTCTATTTCAAAGGTTGGAATTGAGGCGATAGAATATGTGAATAAAGGAAAAAATGCGACAAAAGAGTGGATAGCCGAAAGCAAAGCGACTTTGGATCAGGCGAAAAACCCGCGCGGTCAGGTGGAACTGGCGATCTTACCATCTATCGAAAAACTTATCAACTCGTTTGAAAAGTAAAAAGATTTGCAATGGTTTTGATCAATCTTCGAAAAAAGACGCCGAAACCTTTTCGGGAAAGATATTGAAAAATGCATTGTACGAGGAGAATATGTCAGAAATAAAAAGAATAGCCGTTCTAACAAGTGGCGGAGATGCGCCGGGGATGAACGCGGCTGTAAGAGCTGTCGTACGTACCTCTCTGGTCGAAGGAATTGAAGTTTTTGGTATTTCCAGCGGATACGAAGGACTGATCTCGGGTGACATCATGCCACTTTCGCGCAGATCGGTTAGCAACATCATTCAAAAAGGCGGAACATTCCTAAAAACGTCTCGGAGTGAATCGTTTGAGCACGCCGCTGGTAGGAAACATGCCGCTGATGTTTTGAAGGAATGGGAAATCAATGGACTGATCGTTATTGGAGGTGATGGGAGTTTCCGCGGCGCGCACGCACTTTATCTGGAGCAAAAAGTCAACGTCGTTGGGATTCCCGGAACGATCGATAACGATATTTACGGCACCGACCTGACCGTTGGCTACGATACGGCGGTTTCCACGGCGTTGGACTCCATTGATAAAATCCGCGACACGGCGGCTTCTCACAATCGATTGTTCATCGTCGAAGTTATGGGGCGCCACGCTGGGTTCATCGCATTGGAAGTTGGGATTTGCGGCGGAGCCGAAGAAATTCTCGTTCCCGAGACGAGGAATACGATGGAAGACCTTGGCGGTTTGATCACTACATGGGCTCAGGCTGGAAAGACCAGCAGTATCATCGTTGTTGCAGAAGGCGATGAACTCGGAAACGCGCACGACATTGCCAAAGAAATTCAAAATCAGTTCCACATCAGTTGTCATGTATGTGTGTTGGGACATACACAAAGAGGTGGAAGTCCAACGGCAACAGACCGGCTTTTGGCTAGCCGTCTGGGCTATCATGCGGTTCAGGCGTTGAAAGCGGGAAAAACAGACATTATGGTTGGTTGGGTGAAAAATACTGTTTCTCACGTTTCATTGCCGGAGACGTGGGAGAAGAAAAAACCGCTCGATGACGAATTGCTGAAAATTTACCGAATCCTTTCCACTTGATTATTTGGAAAGATTATTTCAATCAATTAAATAGACTGAACTGTTGGCTGAAAATTATCGAAAAACAACGATATCCCCGGACTTTAGTCCATCATTGCTGGGCTGAAACCCATTTTATTTTTCAGATTCCTGTCCACGAGTTAAAACTCGCGGCAATGGCATCCTTTTGCGTAGTTATTTTCTCTGCGTTCTGAATCCCGCCAAACGCGGGACTGCGCCCTCCGAGGTTATTTCCCTGCCTTCAGTCCCGGAATTTCCCACGGCAGGATGATCCGTCCGGGCGTATTGAGGTCTTCGTTGATGCGCATGAAGCAAAGTCCGAGATAGCGCTCTTTGCTCTGGAGATTGGCGACCCATTCTTTGTACGGCGTATCGAATGTCGTCATCTTACTGTTGGAAGATTCGCGGATGAATTTCTGTCCGTTCTTTTCAACTATCATCAGCATGTGCGCTGAGAAAATGTCGGTCTTGTTCGCCAGAATCAGCGAGAGAATGTCGCCCGATTTGGTGTTCTTTTCCACGTCGAACAAAGATTGTTTGGGAACGACGTCCAACGTTTGGGTGCGGTCGGGTAGAACGTATCGCATATCTTTGATGCCCTTGCCCTCGAAGAATTTCCGGTGCAAGATCGTCCGC
The Candidatus Marinimicrobia bacterium CG08_land_8_20_14_0_20_45_22 genome window above contains:
- the allB gene encoding allantoinase AllB, translating into MSILFTNCKIPFGTGNKSVKSCFRVDAGKFGKFDETLPPISGEKVIDLNGNLVLPGGIDPHVHFNTPGYEERETFENGSAFAATGGITTVIDMPCTSLPPVTTLENLKIKLQAIGGHSHVDYALWGGVSGNCLADKRWRQHMADLWNAGVVGFKTYSLSGMATFTHLSPEELEQVIEAASEIGALIGHHAEAAEIVLPILKELIEFGRTDPKAYAESRPAVAEISAVERFIRAVSDNHASGHIVHVSTGVATKLIGEAKRAGIDISGETCPHYLSFSEEDLIENGSVLKTAPVVKTKDDSANLWKALADGDLAFAASDHAPCPAEQKQTGSIWTDYGGISGTGTLLPFMYSEGFRKGRITLAQLVELTSMNAAKRFGIYPKKGAFLAGSDADFVVIDEQQDTTIHGGNFPSKGKLTPFENWQIAGKIVATYLRGRRIYSESEGVAEDRIGKWIRRKD
- a CDS encoding chlorohydrolase — protein: MHDIEHYHDNEDGQEAESKQNKPIIIYGGPLFDGKKDVWEDGCVFVADGKVKLIGSEEEVFEKAPKNIDMEVYNTQGKIIFPGLINLHHHFYSAFSKGLVPSAPVTNFHERLKYFWWRLDKALDKEIIQLSALASLLDCIRYGVTTVFDHHASPTDVRGSLEVIGSVIKRSGIRAALCYEISDRDGKDVFHRGIEENLNFIEKYKNDDSLKGILGLHANFTLSEKSMTEIEQNYDPEVGIHIHCGEDSIDAKYCRKLGYKGGVDRLNKFNLLSKKSILAHGIHLLPEEIMLIEKSGAVLVHNPESNMNNAVGRLPFPLPEKVNVGLGTDGMTSNMLLTLRSGFLSHRQAGIDDGVLFSALPKTLFEINGRIAGRFFDGKPGVLEPGANADIAVFDYVPLTPIHSGNLTGHILYGMYDAPATMVMAKGRMIYEDGAFLTLDKEIIVEESRKASERLWRKYADLK
- a CDS encoding aminopeptidase, producing the protein MLNRKSVFNLMAIVLFASISLAQTGAITSEMLTKFEKTISADATIKAAQNAVSNNDIKKIALNRSLIGQIDHHFAHTIKTSGITNQKSSGRCWLFSSLNVIRPKVMKKYDMKSFEFSQNYLFFYDQLEKANLFLTAIVQTREKPLDDRKVDWLFRNPIGDGGVWSMTPGLIEKYGIVPSENMPDTYNSENTKRMNELVSRKLRDGGIKLCAQHQEGKSFASLEKSKENMLGEIYRILVISLGTPPKEFVWRFADKKDSLIVKGNFTPVQFYKEVVQASLGDYVMLMDDPSREYYKLYEIEFDRNRYDGQNWTFVNVPSSEMKSWAKASILADEPMYFSCDVGKQLDSEHGILATNAFDYQSLFGISFDMSKKDQVLSYESASSHGMVLIGIDTSATGAPTKWLLENSWGEDAAYKGSLTMTDDWFDQYMYRIVILKRFLPEKVLAVLTQKPIKLPPWDRMY
- a CDS encoding prevent-host-death protein, producing MAEMTVNQFRANLKNAVDSALTIHEPLVVRRRAGKDFVVIGAEDWEREQETLFILQNQSLMKQVIKSLKTHQEATGYRPSQEKLDALDRF
- a CDS encoding Txe/YoeB family addiction module toxin codes for the protein MRSIVFEGDTWERYERLREKDPRLHRNLCKILKELRSGDPEASGLGKPEPLKHNLSGLWSRRISARDRLIYAFDEQTIYIFAIGGHYDSV
- a CDS encoding beta-hexosaminidase codes for the protein MKRIEIIHRSVFGLLMAGLALSAFAESSLNLMPFPQKVVVKTGEFRLNADFSLALEGVGGPARPAGGQRIYLNATRMLRRLSNRTGLFFPQDFITAETRSDTADMIVKTKRIGQLGLGENESYKLVVTPEKIDLSAETDLGVIRGLETLLQLLSADENGYFFKAVEIDDLPRFPWRGLMIDVSRHFMPVDVIKRNLDGMAAVKMNVFHWHLSDDQGIRVESKSLPNLQSMCSDGMFYTQEQIRDIVAYADTRGIRVIPEFDVPAHCTAWMVGYPFLASAPGPYQIERHWGVFDPTMNPIKESTHKFLDMFFKEMAALFPDEYIHIGGDENNGKQWSANPEIQTFMRANGIDDNSALQKHFNLRVLEILTHYNKKMIGWDEIFQPALPKNIVIHSWRGYKALDDAARRGYMGILSNGYYIDLIQPAEYHYLIDPIPEGSTLSEEQKKFILGGEATSWGEDVVPETIDSRIWPRTACIAERFWSPQGVKDVESMYRRMEIVSGQMEELDLQHIKNYEYMLRRLTNGNNISALKRFVDVVEPVKIYNRHFQGIKYATFSPYTRVVDAARPESMTARRFRKLTDEFIDSKKNENISEMTAMLQSWEANHDELERTIRVSPVLKEIETMSRDLSSISKVGIEAIEYVNKGKNATKEWIAESKATLDQAKNPRGQVELAILPSIEKLINSFEK
- the pfkA gene encoding 6-phosphofructokinase; the protein is MSEIKRIAVLTSGGDAPGMNAAVRAVVRTSLVEGIEVFGISSGYEGLISGDIMPLSRRSVSNIIQKGGTFLKTSRSESFEHAAGRKHAADVLKEWEINGLIVIGGDGSFRGAHALYLEQKVNVVGIPGTIDNDIYGTDLTVGYDTAVSTALDSIDKIRDTAASHNRLFIVEVMGRHAGFIALEVGICGGAEEILVPETRNTMEDLGGLITTWAQAGKTSSIIVVAEGDELGNAHDIAKEIQNQFHISCHVCVLGHTQRGGSPTATDRLLASRLGYHAVQALKAGKTDIMVGWVKNTVSHVSLPETWEKKKPLDDELLKIYRILST